In the genome of Raphanus sativus cultivar WK10039 unplaced genomic scaffold, ASM80110v3 Scaffold4387, whole genome shotgun sequence, the window CTGCGGCCCGGCGCCCTCCGGTCCGCCGCTCGCTTCGGCGCGTGGCCCGCCGCGGCTTCCGGTGGTGGCCTCCGCCCGGGCTTTTGTTCCGCCCGCGGCGCCGTCGCTGCCTTCCTCGTGGTCTGCCGCCCGCGCCTCCCGGCGTGCCTCGGCCTCTGCGTGCTccgggcgtcggcctgtgggctccccctTCGCCCCGTCTTGCCCCCCGGCCCCCGGCGTCTGCCCTGTGTGCGCGTCCCCGGGTGCGTCCCCGTCCGGCGCCCGGCCGCTGCTTGGTCGGCTCCCTCCCGGGTGCCCTCCCGCCCGCCTTGCTCTTCTGCGCCGGGTTCGCGTGTGCGCCTGCCTGTCGGGCCCCGCCCGCTGGTGCCCTCTGCCTGCGCGGGGCGCCGCCCGCGGCCCCTCTGGTGGCGGCCCGCCGCGCTCCTGCCGTGCCCCTCGTTCGTCTGCCTTGGGTCTCGGGGCGCCCGCCTCCTCGCCCCCTCTCGTCGCTGGTTCCCTCCGCCGTTTCCCTCCGGCTCGCTGGCGCTCGGCCCCGCGTTCTCTCGGGTCCCGCCCCTGCTTCGCGGCCTCGGGGGCGCCCCGCCCTCG includes:
- the LOC130507361 gene encoding uncharacterized protein LOC130507361, which codes for RGWGPALRSGRLRPGALRSAARFGAWPAAASGGGLRPGFCSARGAVAAFLV